One Pyrus communis chromosome 13, drPyrComm1.1, whole genome shotgun sequence genomic window carries:
- the LOC137712807 gene encoding polygalacturonase inhibitor-like, whose amino-acid sequence MELKFSTFLSLTLLFSSVLNPALSDLCNPDDKKVLLQIKKAFGDPYVLASWKSDTDCCDWYCVTCDSTTNRINSLTIFAGQVSGQIPALVGDLPYLETLEFHKQPNLTGPIQPAIAKLKGLKFLRLSWTNLSGSVPDFLSQLKNLTFLDLSFNNLTGAIPSSLSQLPNLNAFHLDRNKLTGHIPKSFGQFIGNVPDLYLSHNQLSGNIPTSFAQMDFGSIDLSRNKLEGDASVIFGLNKTTQIVDLSRNLLEFNLSKVEFPTSLTSLDVNHNKIYGSIPVEFTQLNFQFLNVSYNRLCGQIPVGGKLQSFNEYSYFHNRCLCGAPLPSCK is encoded by the coding sequence atgGAGCTCAAGTTCTCCACCTTCCTCTCCCTAACCCTACTTTTCTCCTCCGTCCTAAACCCCGCTCTCTCCGATCTCTGCAACCCCGACGACAAAAAAGTCCTCCTACAAATCAAGAAAGCCTTCGGCGACCCCTATGTCTTGGCCTCATGGAAATCAGACACCGACTGTTGTGATTGGTACTGCGTCACCTGTGACTCAACCACAAACCGCATCAACTCCCTCACCATCTTTGCCGGCCAGGTATCCGGCCAAATCCCCGCCCTAGTTGGAGACTTGCCGTACCTTGAAACCCTTGAATTCCACAAGCAACCCAATCTCACTGGCCCAATCCAACCCGCCATTGCCAAGCTCAAAGGACTCAAGTTTCTCAGGCTCAGCTGGACCAACCTCTCAGGCTCTGTCCCTGACTTCCTCAGCCAACTCAAGAACCTCACATTCCTCGACCTCTCCTTCAACAACCTCACCGGCGCCATCCCCAGCTCGCTTTCTCAGCTCCCAAATCTCAACGCTTTTCATCTAGACCGCAATAAGCTCACAGGTCATATTCCGAAATCGTTTGGGCAGTTCATTGGCAACGTTCCAGACCTGTATCTCTCCCACAACCAGCTCTCGGGCAACATTCCAACCTCATTTGCCCAGATGGACTTCGGCAGCATAGACTTATCACGGAACAAGCTCGAAGGTGACGCATCAGTGATATTTGGGCTGAACAAGACAACCCAGATTGTGGACCTATCCAGGAACTTGCTGGAATTTAATCTGTCAAAGGTGGAGTTTCCGACAAGCTTGACCTCACTGGATGTAAACCACAATAAGATCTACGGGAGTATCCCAGTGGAGTTTACCCAACTGAATTTCCAGTTCCTGAACGTGAGCTACAACAGGCTGTGTGGTCAGATTCCGGTGGGCGGAAAGTTGCAAAGCTTCAACGAGTATTCTTATTTCCATAACCGATGCTTGTGCGGTGCTCCACTGCCAAGCTGCAAGTAA
- the LOC137712806 gene encoding uncharacterized protein: MVTVNLGMLHYVLDHVYGAFMHRTKISPQFFSRGWGGTKPELLERMINQLFPEAAGQNWPPTVIQPTWKTVWESKTASLREGVFQTPCDEQLLNALPPESRSARVAFLVPKSVPPQRMACVVHLAGTGDHTFERRLRLGGPLLKENIATMVLESPFYGQRRPVMQRGAKLMCVSDLLLLGKATIEEARSLLHWLDCEAGFGKMGVCGLSMGGVHAAMVGSLHPTLVATLPFLSPHSAVVAFCEGILKHATAWEALREDLAVQKAAMTLEEVRERMHNVLSLTDVTRFPIPKNPNAVIFVSATDDGYVPKHSVLELQKACPGSEVRWVTGGHVSSFLLHNSEFRRAIVDGLDRLPWKESPL; encoded by the exons ATGGTGACTGTGAATCTGGGAATGCTTCATTATGTTCTGGACCATGTGTATGGTGCATTCATGCACAGAACAAAGATTAGCCCTCAATTTTTTTCGAGAGGGTGGGGCGGCACAAAGCCTGAGCTGCTTGAGAGGATGATAAATCAGCTTTTCCCAGAAGCAGCTGGCCAGAATTGGCCTCCTACTGTGATCCAACCAACTTGGAAAACTGTTTGGGAGAGCAAGACGGCTTCTCTCAGAGAAGGGGTTTTCCAGACGCCTTGTGATGAGCAGCTTCTCAATGCATTGCCTCCTGAGAGTCGCAGTGCAAGAGTTGCGTTTCTTGTTCCAAAATCGGTTCCTCCTCAGAGGATGGCCTGTGTCGTTCATCTTGCAG GAACTGGAGACCATACATTTGAACGAAGGTTACGTCTTGGTGGACCTTTGCTGAAGGAAAACATTGCTACTATGGTGCTTGAGAG CCCTTTCTATGGACAAAGACGTCCTGTGATGCAGCGTGGGGCAAAACTCATGTGTGTCAGTGACTTGCTTTTATTAGGAAAGGCAACCATTGAAGAAGCTCGCAGTCTCTTGCATTGGCTAGACTGTGAGGCAGGGTTTGGCAAGATGGGTGTTTGTGGACTTAGCATGG GAGGAGTACATGCTGCAATGGTTGGATCACTGCACCCCACACTCGTCGCAACCCTACCTTTTCTCTCTCCACACTCTGCTGTTGTGGCATTCTGTGAGGGAATATTAAAGCATGCAACTGCGTGGGAAGCCCTGAGAGAAGATCTTGCAGTGCAGAAGGCTGCAATGACTCTCGAGGAAGTGAGAGAACGGATGCACAATGTCCTGTCTCTCACGGATGTCACGCGCTTTCCGATTCCAAAAAATCCCAATGCCGTGATATTTGTTTCAGCCACT GATGATGGATACGTCCCGAAACACTCTGTGCTAGAGCTTCAAAAAGCTTGTCCGGGTTCAGAAGTAAGATGGGTCACTGGTGGGCATGTCTCATCGTTCCTTCTCCACAACAGTGAGTTCCGCAGGGCTATTGTTGACGGACTTGACAGATTGCCATGGAAGGAGTCTCCATTGTGA
- the LOC137712796 gene encoding polygalacturonase inhibitor has product MELKFSTFLSLTLLFSSVLNPALSDLCNPDDKKVLLQIKKAFGDPYVLASWKSDTDCCDWYCVTCDSTTNRINSLTIFAGQVSGQIPALVGDLPYLETLEFHKQPNLTGPIQPAIAKLKGLKSLRLSWTNLSGSVPDFLSQLKNLTFLDLSFNNLTGAIPSSLSELPNLGALRLDRNKLTGHIPISFGQFIGNVPDLYLSHNQLSGNIPTSFAQMDFTSIDLSRNKLEGDASVIFGLNKTTQIVDLSRNLLEFNLSKVEFPTSLTSLDINHNKIYGSIPVEFTQLNFQFLNVSYNRLCGQIPVGGKLQSFDEYSYFHNRCLCGAPLPSCK; this is encoded by the coding sequence atggAACTCAAGTTCTCCACCTTCCTCTCCCTAACCCTACTCTTCTCCTCCGTCCTAAACCCCGCTCTCTCCGATCTCTGCAACCCCGACGACAAAAAAGTCCTCCTACAAATCAAGAAAGCCTTCGGCGACCCCTACGTCTTGGCCTCATGGAAATCAGACACTGACTGCTGCGATTGGTACTGCGTCACCTGTGACTCCACCACAAACCGCATTAACTCCCTCACCATCTTTGCCGGCCAGGTGTCAGGCCAAATCCCCGCCCTAGTAGGAGACTTGCCATACCTTGAAACCCTTGAATTCCATAAGCAACCCAATCTCACTGGCCCAATCCAACCCGCCATTGCCAAGCTCAAAGGACTCAAGTCTCTCAGGCTCAGCTGGACCAACCTCTCAGGCTCTGTCCCTGACTTCCTCAGCCAACTCAAGAACCTCACATTCCTCGACCTCTCCTTCAACAACCTCACCGGTGCCATCCCCAGCTCGCTTTCTGAGCTCCCAAACCTCGGCGCTCTTCGTCTAGACCGCAATAAGCTCACAGGTCATATTCCGATATCGTTTGGGCAGTTCATTGGCAACGTTCCAGACCTGTATCTCTCCCACAACCAGCTTTCTGGTAACATTCCAACCTCATTCGCTCAGATGGACTTCACCAGCATAGACTTATCACGGAACAAGCTCGAAGGTGACGCATCCGTGATATTTGGGCTGAACAAGACAACCCAGATTGTGGACCTGTCCAGGAACTTGCTGGAATTTAATCTGTCAAAGGTGGAGTTTCCGACAAGCTTGACCTCGCTGGATATCAACCACAATAAGATCTACGGGAGTATCCCAGTGGAGTTTACGCAACTGAATTTCCAGTTCCTGAACGTGAGCTACAACAGGCTGTGTGGTCAGATTCCTGTGGGTGGAAAGTTGCAGAGCTTCGACGAGTATTCTTATTTCCATAACCGATGCTTGTGCGGTGCTCCACTCCCAAGCTGCAAGTAA
- the LOC137712501 gene encoding cytochrome P450 93A3, translating to MEVDFQGYIILFLVWLVSTVLVRTMLTKFWTKPRLPPSPMALPILGHLHLLAPIPHQALHKLSNRYGSLIHLFLGSVPCVVASTPEMAKEFLKTHEGSFSNRPYISAVDYLTYGSADFSFAPYGPYWQFMKKLCMSELLGGRTLDQLLPVRREELASFVQLLLNKAKAAEPVDVGAELMTVTNNVISRMIMGQSCSSNEKEADEIRKQVKAIAELTGKFNLSDFIWFCKNLDLQGFGKQLKEVRDRFDFMMERIIKEHQEERKKKEVGEGGGDAVKDLLDILLDIAEDETSEFRLTRENIKAFILDIFSAGTDTSAITTEWALAELINHPDVMQKARQEIDTIIGTNRLVQESDIANLPYLQAIVKETLRLHPTGPLIVRESSEFCTIGGYDIPAKTRLFVNVWAINRDPNHWVTPLEFEPERFVTEEGSGKSQLDVRGQHFHLLPFGSGRRGCPGTSLAMQVVQTTLAAMVQCFEWKVEGTVDMEEAAGLTLPRAHPLVCVPVARFNPVPSS from the exons ATGGAAGTAGATTTCCAAGGATACATCATACTTTTCCTCGTGTGGCTAGTCTCCACAGTTTTGGTCCGAACCATGCTCACCAAATTTTGGACCAAGCCTCGCCTTCCACCAAGTCCGATGGCCTTGCCAATCCTCGGACACCTCCACCTCCTTGCTCCAATACCTCACCAAGCTCTTCACAAGCTATCCAACCGATATGGGTCTCTGATTCACCTCTTTCTTGGTTCCGTCCCTTGCGTAGTTGCTTCCACGCCAGAGATGGCGAAAGAGTTCCTCAAAACTCATGAGGGTTCTTTCTCCAACAGGCCCTATATTTCTGCTGTTGATTACCTCACGTACGGATCAGCTGATTTTTCATTTGCTCCTTATGGACCTTATTGGCAGTTCATGAAGAAACTATGCATGTCCGAGCTTCTTGGTGGAAGGACACTCGATCAGCTCCTTCCAGTCCGCCGTGAAGAGTTGGCGAGTTTCGTGCAACTGCTTCTGAACAAGGCCAAGGCAGCCGAGCCAGTTGATGTTGGCGCAGAGCTTATGACGGTGACAAATAACGTCATATCGAGAATGATTATGGGGCAGAGTTGCTCTTCGAACGAAAAAGAGGCTGATGAGATCAGGAAGCAGGTGAAAGCTATTGCTGAGTTGACGGGAAAGTTTAATTTGTCAGACTTCATATGGTTTTGTAAGAATTTGGATTTGCAAGGGTTTGGGAAACAGCTTAAGGAAGTGCGTGACAGGTTTGACTTTATGATGGAGAGGATTATCAAGGAGCACCAAgaggaaaggaagaagaaggaagttGGCGAAGGTGGCGGTGATGCAGTTAAGGATCTACTTGACATTTTACTCGACATAGCTGAAGATGAAACCTCGGAGTTTAGATTGACAAGAGAAAACATAAAGGCATTCATCCTG GATATATTTTCTGCTGGAACCGACACATCTGCAATCACGACAGAATGGGCACTAGCAGAACTAATCAACCATCCAGATGTGATGCAGAAAGCAAGACAAGAAATTGACACCATAATTGGAACAAACAGGCTAGTACAAGAATCAGACATTGCCAACCTTCCCTACCTACAAGCCATAGTGAAAGAAACCCTAAGGCTTCACCCAACCGGTCCATTAATCGTGAGGGAGTCCTCCGAATTTTGCACCATCGGCGGCTATGACATTCCCGCGAAAACAAGATTATTTGTGAATGTGTGGGCTATCAACAGAGACCCCAACCACTGGGTGACGCCATTGGAGTTTGAGCCGGAGAGGTTTGTGACCGAAGAGGGAAGTGGGAAGAGCCAGTTAGATGTGAGGGGGCAGCATTTTCATCTGTTGCCATTTGGGAGTGGACGAAGAGGATGTCCCGGAACCTCGCTTGCAATGCAGGTTGTGCAGACAACACTTGCCGCTATGGTTCAGTGCTTTGAGTGGAAAGTTGAAGGAACTGTTGACATGGAAGAGGCAGCTGGATTAACACTTCCGAGGGCTCATCCTTTGGTTTGTGTTCCAGTGGCTAGGTTCAATCCCGTTCCATCTTCCTGA